From Candidatus Hydrogenedentota bacterium, the proteins below share one genomic window:
- the tuf gene encoding elongation factor Tu (EF-Tu; promotes GTP-dependent binding of aminoacyl-tRNA to the A-site of ribosomes during protein biosynthesis; when the tRNA anticodon matches the mRNA codon, GTP hydrolysis results; the inactive EF-Tu-GDP leaves the ribosome and release of GDP is promoted by elongation factor Ts; many prokaryotes have two copies of the gene encoding EF-Tu), whose product KFEAEVYVLKKEEGGRHTPFFTGYRPQFYFRTTDVTGSLNLPEGVEMIMPGDNVTITAELITPIAMDEELRFAIREGGRTVGAGVVTKILD is encoded by the coding sequence AGAAATTTGAGGCCGAAGTTTATGTGCTTAAAAAGGAAGAAGGCGGTCGTCATACACCTTTCTTCACGGGTTATCGTCCCCAGTTCTATTTCCGTACCACGGACGTTACCGGTTCCTTGAATCTTCCAGAAGGCGTGGAAATGATTATGCCCGGTGACAACGTGACGATTACCGCTGAACTGATTACGCCCATCGCGATGGACGAAGAACTTCGCTTCGCTATTCGTGAAGGCGGCCGTACGGTTGGCGCCGGTGTCGTTACCAAGATTTTGGACTGA
- the secE gene encoding preprotein translocase subunit SecE, whose amino-acid sequence MAKPTTTTESGPGLIQRIQGFFEDIINELKKVTWPTRDDLMASTKVTLYMLLIMGVITFVFDRVFAFIIMNVLHFVS is encoded by the coding sequence ATGGCGAAGCCGACCACCACAACCGAATCCGGTCCCGGTCTGATACAGCGTATCCAAGGTTTTTTTGAGGATATTATTAACGAACTGAAAAAGGTTACTTGGCCTACACGGGATGATTTGATGGCTTCCACAAAAGTAACGCTGTACATGCTGCTAATCATGGGCGTCATCACTTTTGTTTTTGATCGTGTGTTCGCTTTTATTATCATGAACGTTTTACATTTTGTCAGCTAG